The genomic region GATTTTTAacatagatttttcttttatttctgacattGGCGagtcatttaaatatttagcccagacaataaaatatatataaaaaaaccatcTACGGTATGTGCCTGCTGATTCTTAACAATAGTCACAATATTAGGGCCCACTGAATGTTATTATAGAAGAATCTCTGAAGTCCATGTCATACATACATTATGAACTGACAAATAAATAACTCTACAAAAATCCTGTCTTCTCTCCATAATTTCATGtgactggcaaaaaaaaaaaattataaaaaaaaaaagactctttCTGGTGATGACAAATCAGGAATTGCACATTTAGTTCGAGGAATACATTACTGGTGCATCACCGAAGTCAACCACTAGGCAACAAAAAGACGTATCatatgaaacaattttttaaatttttattttacatatttatacataaaaCTTTCAAGGTAACTCTCTGAATCCAACCGAATGTTAATAGCACATCTAAAAATGAATGTCAGGTAGTCAACATTCACAAAATGttgaaaactgattaaaatatacatattacTGAAAGCTACAACTTCACTACGAGGCAGGCATGTATTTTTTTGACTTGTATAGCACCTTCAAGTAcagttcctttattttaaaactacagtgaagaataaaaaagtagTCAATGGTAAAATATCGTTCAACTGAAAATCtctaaacagacaaaaataaagttaaactACCCTCTCTTCTCACCCATGATTTATAATGTTATAAGTACTGTACATTTTTTgtaataatattattaaaatgCCTGATATTTAGTGGCAcgagtaaaaaaattaaaataaattaagaagcAGAGGCCAATCACCGGACATAAAGCTTCAGACATGGTCAATGACTAACACTGGTTTTCTTGCGTGCCACTGTGGACGTCGGCGCTGGgacacacagaagcaaaatgaagtcTCATCCAGCTCTGCTCCCGGGGCTCCGGGCTTCATTTTGCCGGCATCTTCTCTGCCATGTGCTTCTGCTGACTTTCAGCGTGTctggggggaggaaagaagcTGCATGAGTGGCTGTGCTGAGGAGAGGTGGAAGCCCAAACCACGCGCAGGGCTGTCTCCAAGCCAGCATCCCGAGGTAAGGTGTCTGCCTGGGCTCCTTCCcggcaggaggggacaggaggTGGGCGAAGGGGAGAGGAAACCCTTCTCCGGAGGGGTCTGGGGCCAGCTGGGATGTTCCCTCCCCTCCCGCAGGGCCAGCCAGCCCTTCACCCCCAGGCAatgctgggatggggacagtCGGTGCCCCTCGCCGTGCACTGAAGTCCCCACCGTGCTGATCGCAGcttctaaatgaaattaatttcctgagCTGCCATTAATTGCGTTTAGGAAGCAAAGTATTCCCTGAAGCACAGGAGAAACAGATGCAAGGTGGTGCTGGCGTTTGCCTACTGACCCACCTCCACCTCCCATCCCAGATCCCCCCCTCCATCACTTGCTCTTCGTTAAGGGAAGCAGTGATGGCGTCTTGCAAGACTCGGATGTGACAACCTGCCTGCTTGTCCCCGGGGAGAGAGCTGCACCCTACTCAGCCCTTTGATGGCAAAAGCTTTAGTACCAAAATTCTGCTAGAACACCTACATGCTGCCAACAGCAATCTGGGACCTGTGAGGAGAGAGAAATATCCCGAGGAGCCTCCTTTACCTGGTCAGGTCCTCGATGTCCACCAGCATGGCATCCTGCTCTGTGTGCAGCTCGTCCCGaatgagcagcagctgcaccagctCCTCGTTCAAGCCTGGAGCCGGGGAGAAAGGGGGTGAGTTGCCGATGTCCTGGGGAACCCAGGCATGGGCCCCGTACCTCATGCTTCCCCACCATGGTCACACAGGAGCTGGTGCGCAGAACCAGGAGGGAGCTCCCCAGAGGATGCATGTTTTCTGGGATGAACTGCAAGCACCTCGCCACTGCGTGCCAGCCCTTCCTCTCTTGAAACGGCTTAAcgcagcagcagaaatacaagaTTAATTTCTTGGTGCCTGGAGTCCTGCTGGTTCAGCTTTTGCTCACTTACGGGCAATAACCCTGAGCAagaagcaggctgcagggagtgGCCGAGGCCGCAGTTTAGCTTTTTAATACAATACTGCAGCGATACAGAACATGCTGCCCACCCATCCTGGGTTGTGACTGTCGAggccagcccctctgctcaAGAGCGGTGTTCGCGACATCGGTTTCTTGCTGGGGGTTGTGTCAAAGAGcagcaaaggggaagaaaacaaaaaggaccATGTGAAAAACTGacctgccaggctgggctcccCTGAGGGCTGCACCTGCCCATCACTCCCTGCCACAGCTGGCATTCACAGTTTGCTTCTATACAGCTACACTGGTTTCACGCCTCTTCAGTTTGGGAAGCAAGCCCGGTATTAATGACATTAACACTTAAGCTCCCATACTTGGGTGCTTTCTAAAGTGAGGCTAATtaataagcatttattttttgcctttccagCACAGAATAACAAATCATGACTCCACGGCACAGCTCTGCAtcctcagcagggctgcttgCAGAAGGGATGCCAATTAACCAAGACGGGTAGGggaggagcagcacagcagcccccagccagcctttttttttttgacctaCAGCCACCAGAGAAGTCTGGTTCATTAATTAATTGAATGGAAGATGAAGAGCCcttggggaaagaaaacccTGGATCTTTTGGAGAGAGCAAAGGTGAGGTGTGGCACTGCCCCGGCAGGCAAAGGCAAGGACCCATGAAATGTGTTAAGGGGctgcacagcatcacagaaccacagaagggtttgggttgggagggaccttaaagatcatctagttccgaccccctgccccgggcagggccacctccaccagcccaggttgcccagagccccgtccagcctggccttgagccctgccaggggctgggcacCCACAGTCATGTTAACTGGGAATGGGTTTACCCTGGGATGTTTGCTAAACTGGAGGGTTTCTCCACTGATGAATGGTTTTGATGCCATGGCATAGTGTCACGTGAAGACGCAGCCACAACCCCATGAATGGCAGGTGCTTCCAGAACTGGCAGATTTCCCAAGACTATTTTTACCTGACCAGGTTTTGAGTTGCAAGTGGGGCATTTGGTGCTGGCACAATGCTATGACCCCCCTCCCTTATGGAGCCAAATGAGTGCTTTAGGAGAaacttcaaaaagcaaatgagaaagcCAAAGGAGCCAAATCTGGAGAGACTCATACACTTGTGTTATTGTACATTTACATTAACATTTCACGTACATGTACATTAACATTTCTATGTGTATCCTGGAGAACCGGTCTTAATTAAATGGGACATACCAAAGAATAATTAAACAAGTATCACTTACTTTCTATCTGTGAGTGGAGATCATTGACTATCACTTGTAGCTGCCCAATAGTCATGTCTCTTAGATCAGTGGGTTTTAAACTTCTCTTCATCAGGCATTCACTTATATGAGGCATATGTggcagctgaaaagaaatttccaattttttactgtcttcttTGAATTACTTGTATTTCTGAGCAGTGGCAGTTTACATTGCTTGCATCCCCCTCTCACAAGCATGCATCAACAACTCCACCAGGACTAACAGATTGAACTGAAACATCTACACGTTTGACCCATTTTCAAATCTACCAGCATCAGCAATATACTGATGCCAAGGGAGGTGAGGCTATGGTGAGCAGCGCTGTGCCAAGGCAGGAGTGctctgggatgggatgggatgagcAGAATACACCTTAGAGGATGAGCACCATCACACTGGCCTCGAGGCAGTAACAACCCTGATGCTTCATCATCTCATTGCCTGCATCCATCCCACTCCCGTAACGCCTCGATAAGGTGTCCCATGCTGCTCCTTCCACTCCTGACAGCCCGTTCCTATCTCTTCTGGACCTCTGCATGTCTGCAAGCACTGTGGGGAAGCACCGCCAGCTGCTGAGTGTGTCTTGACAAGCAAAATCAAACAGCAGAAGGGCTGGTGTTACCCCACCGCACCATCCCACAGCCCCCACTTACAAGATCTGCTACCGGCGATTTcttcctgttctgcttttccaccTCCACCTGCATTTTGGCCATGGGCTTAGCCATAGCCAAGGCCATTTTGGCTTCAGCTTGGAGTTTCTTTTGCCTGGTGAGGAAATCCATGTCATCAAGGGATTCCGACTCTTCCTCTGTCGTGTCTCTGTCAGAGTAGGACGAGCTCTGCTTGCTCTAGGGAGGCAGAGATGCAGCCGTTACCGCTGCCCCAGCCACGCCACAGCAAAGCCTGCTGCTGGCTTAACATATTTTTGTGCACTTACAAGTGGTATCATTTCTAGAGAAACGGTGAagagcacagatttttttatttattttaatccccatgattatctttaaaaatcaattccCAGATAAGCCCGCGTGACTATCAACAGCAACTTGAGCACTTTAAAGGGAAAGAGGAGCCAAGCAGATCAATAGGCGTTGAAGGGACAGGCTGGTTAAGCTGGAGGAAAACATCTGGGGCTGTGGAGTTATatacacaaaggaaaagagaggagaggaaagctggTGGGAGCTGATACCACTTCGTATCCATTACTGCCCTGATAATTATCAGAGCcagaatgaaaaggaggaaggaaggaaggaagaaggaaaggtcTCTGCTCTACAACAGCTGTGTGCTAGCCAGGGGCAAGCTGCTATCTGCCCCTCAGCATCTTGCCGTTTTTTTATCGATGGCTGAAGATGCTGTTCTGGGGTTTAGCACGGCTATTTCAATAGGATCAGCTCTTTATCAGCTTCCATTACGGATGCCCTATGGTTTCCAAACCAAGTGCATCTGCAGGATGGGTTCCCAGACTTACCATGGGTGACAGTGGCGTGTCCAGGCTGGTTTCTGTCTTGCTGTCATCGGCGTCGCTGTctttgtcactgctgctgtcattCACAAAGCAAATCTGCAGGTTCATCCCGCTTTGCAATCTGTggcagggggaaagggagaggtgACACCGCTGTCACCAGCAGCCCATGGCTCTCCCACCGCACTGATGGGTTACACGGGCAAGGTGTTGCAGCATCGTTCACTTTGAAAGTGATGCTCTGTCCTGATTTTGTATTGCCCTCAGGAAAATATAaccattttaactttttttccaagaagatGGTCATCCCCCACCCAAAAGCACAGAGCCAGGACCACCAGCTCGCggtggcagggcaggacaggggcaagctcctgctcctgcccagtgctgccatGTCTGGACGTCAGTTACTGGGATTGGAAACCCAGCGGCACGGCGGTGACAATGCTTCTACCACCATCTGTTGATGAACTTCAGAATTACCGAGACACTGCAGAGCTTTTGTCATCATGGGTGGTTGTATcattacattaaataaaatactgtatacaaagtatatatataaaatacagaaaacattaagataggaaatatatatttcttataATAATATTATATGACATAAAATAATGTGTTAACAATTGAAACGATTTATTCAGAAGGGTAATAAGCCTGTTTGTCACCAAGAGGTGCTACTGCACCGCAAGAGGttattactgtgttttctgGACCCTCTGCTCCATCACTTGATTTGGACAGGTTAAGATCATTTAAATTCGCCTCCCTGGGAATGATTTTTCTCTGGATGCAGTGGCTCAGGGCAGGGGCATCCCAACGCAggctgggaaaaagaaaaagcacttctACAGTGGAAAGTGCCCCATTTTTGACTCACACAACAGTTatccccctgcagctgctgccaagcAGGACATCAGCCAGGTAACATGTTTTACCGGTGCTGTCTGATGCCCCCAGAAAAGCATGGCACAGCAAGCTCCAGGTGGACTTCACAGCtccctctgctcaaagcagccTTGGAGAGTGAACAAGGGAACAGATTTTTTGGACAAAAGGGTGTCTGTGAAAGCCCCATTGATGCTTGTATcgtggagcagctctgcagccaccaccTGAGCCACTGTACTTGGGCTCTCCAGGACAATTTGCCCACCTGACACCAGGGTCAGGCTTTGCACATCTTCCAAATTCATTATAAATTAACCCCAGAAACTACAGATTTTGGGGTCAACTCCATCAGCCTTCTTGGTGCATCGTACTCCATCACTACCTGCTGACAACAGAGCAAACCCCCCAGACATTCTGCTGCCTCTCATTCCTCATTCCCAACGTGAGAAGTCTTGTATTGGTACTTACAGACAGCAAACTCTTACTTTCCATTTATTGTAGTGCAATTTCCTAGTCACTATTACCATTAAATAGAGAGCATTGATAATTGAAATTATGGTGGGGTGACACTggcccaggttgcccagagaggtggcagatgccccatcGCTGGAAACatcaaggtcaggttggacagggctctgagcaatcCCAGCTAGTTGAAGAcgtccctgctcattgcaagaggattggactaggtgacctttaaaggtcccttccaacccaaaccattctacaatTCTGTTCTATAATTCTGCACCAGCTTTCAAGCCATGACGGACAGACACGGGTACCCAGGCCAGGGAGCCAGATGCACCCTTGGCTCAGCTTAAAACTGCAtcacacagaaaaggcagagccAGTGCAAAACGTGGGTCTGTGACTCATGTGGCCATCAAGAGCAAGACCCCAACGCCTCATGCCCAGCCATTTATGCTCTTTTATTTCATATGCAAGCACGAGAGCAACGGTCCTGCAAAGGTTCCCGTAGGTCCTGTAACAGGCACCGTGCAATATTAATGCTTTGCCTGGCctataaatattaatgaaacGCCAAAGCGTTCAGGTACAGCTGGTAATTTCTCGTGGCACAGCTGCCAAACCCTGCCGTGCAGCGTTAATTAGACCGGCGCTATAATTACAAGATAGCAGCTCCTTGTTTAGCTGTAACTACACAGAGCAAATCCCTTTCAAATGACTTGCAGTTCAATTTAATTTCACAATTGTACCTCTCTGGTGTAATAACAGTATTCCTCCTGGGTTTATGCCTCTCTaagacttctttcttctcccacaCCATGGCAACAGGTAGATTTTCACTCCCAATGAGGGAGGTGTTCAATGCTTTCCAAGTGCCATGGGTTACTCTCCGGCAGCTGAATATAAACAAGCTTTTCTGGAGTATATTTGATgtagaaactttaaaaatcagaataagtGAGGTTCCATGCTATGCAAtgtgccagccccagggatggAGCCACGTCCAGCAAGCAGAGCCTGTGTGGAGCATGAGGACATGGTGGGGAGGCAGGAAACCCCGTTAAACCTCATTTTTTCTATTCTCTAGGGTTTTCTGTGCGTGAGATCAATTGCTCTCCACTGCCCTGCTGTCACCAGAGCTAGCTATCAGATCCATTTCCAAGGGGCTGCCACCTCCTGAGCCACCAAAGGAAGATGCGCTTTCACAAACCACTGGTTTTTCATCATCTGTCACCACACTGCCTGAGCCAGGACTGGTGGGACCAGGGGACCATCCCCACGCCCTGCGTGCCTTCAGACATACACGTCTGGCATTAAACCAGGCATTCAGACATCAAAATCCTCAGCATTTTGCAACTCAACAAAGAActtattgggaaaaaaaaaataaattagtcaACTGTTTTCCTGACAGTAAGTCCAGTTGTGCATTCATGATACTTCCACCACCGTTCTTGGTCTGCCCAAGTCCAAAAGCAATGCCCAGTTCAGGGCTGAGATCTAAATGAAAACCTGAAGGAAACCTAACTCGGGAAGCTTCAGCTCATTTGCTTTATCCCCTGAGCATTCACATACCTCTTCTAATACAGTCTAAAACTAATATTTTAGCATATtatctatatttatttatgtaacaTATAATTACTGTGTTTTGAGCGTAAGATACTGTTCTATAACAAGGAAAATTCAAGACTATGGCTGCAAGCAAAAACCACGGGATCCACTGAAGGGCAGGTCTCAGGATGTCCCACTGGAGGCATCTCACACTTTTCAGCCTCCAAAGGGGCTTTGGGCTGCAAGACCGCCTGGCTTACTGGGAGGCTCGGCTCGGCTTACCGGGAGGAGAGGCTCGGCTTGCCActcttgctgcagctggtgtAGAGTCCCGGGCCATCGTCAAAGAAACTGCCCAGAGCCAACTTCTGCCTGATGGACTCCCGCTCATTCTTCTGGGCCTGAAAGCAAAGGGCAACAAGAAAGGATGAAGCTGCCAGTCACACCAGTGTGCAGGAAGGAGAGCTGTCCCACCTCCCCACTGCCACTCTCGTGATGCCCAGCATCCCCCCCACGCCTGGGTGGCCCGCATAACCCATGCCAGCAGGGAAGCCCATCTGCATCTCTCTCCACATGCTGATAGAAACAGATCTATATCTACACACACATCTGGTTATGCACACACATTAGTATATATACCTAATATATGTACTATGTATGTgcgtgtgtatgtatatataccCCTATATCTATATACAGCCACCGAGGCCACGCTTGCACCATTAACATCTtccacttccctgagcagcctccAAAACCACACAATCCTTCTGCCAGCGTGCTTagagatgtatttttaactaTTGCCATCAAATTATCCACAGTTGTAAAAATGTGGGTTTATATATACATAAGTTTTTTTGAATAAGGACAAACTACAAAGTGATTTGAAATTAATCACCAACAGACTGTGTAATCAATGTGCAATAAATGAAAATCACAGATCTAGGTTCAAAATTAGCACCATTACTATCCCAGTGTCTGTCACTAATGGATTATATGCCAACACTGACAACAAATTCATACAAGGTGGCAAGTTATTGATAGCAGGAACATTCTGAAGCCATCAAAcgtttcattttaaaataacacataaTACCCGATCACGAatacacagcaaaagaaaacagagcaggcaAGCATGAGCTGCTTCCACAGTGTTAATCAATGTAACTGTGCTTCTTATACTTCacttaagtaaaaataaagcaccTTTTTTGATACAAGGACGTTAAGATgtaacaaaatgcaaattattaaCTTACAATAGCTAATAATTTAATTCCATCTCCAGTGCTGACTACATACATTACATTATCATACTGCCCATTATATCGTCAATCTCTTATCAAAATACATACTTACAAAACCTAAccccttttatttaaaacatttaaggtattaaaaataatcccCATGGCATCAAGTGGTATCAAGATTTTGGGTTCAGCTCCCACTTTCCAAGGTTCTACCCAGGCTGGCCAGCTATgtttttctactttgttttttcaGGTTTCAATAACTGATGCCTCAATCACACGGAGGCAGCTAGATTTCGAAGGAAAATTAGCCAGCCTTGCTGGTGAAGGCAGTACAGTGAAAAAACTAAGTAAAAATGAgcaagcaatatttttttaatgggctGAAAGTAGAGAGAGACAGGGCTGCCCGTGCCGGTTCCTCGTGCTGCCCATCTCGCGATGCATGTGGGTGTCTCCCCGTGAGTGCCAGCTGCATCCCTCAGTGCATCAGTATTTCATGAAGTCACAGATACTTAGCCTCCCCATTTTCCCAGCTCAGATGATCCTCTCCCACATCTTCCCATCTACATCTGATTTTCCCTTGTGTTTCAACAGAAATCAGGAGCCCAGAGCACatctccacctcctcctgcccaaCCGGGAGGGCACATCCCAGCCTCCACGCCAGCTGGGACCgctcctcccccacccctgcagcacACCCACCCACTCTGTGTGTGCTGAAAACTCTTCTGGGCATTAAAATACACATCAACACAGGCACGCTTTCACATATTTACCCCTTTCAGATGGGGCTGTCTCTCCggatctttttaaattttgctccATTTCCCACCGAGACGCAACAGCTCCCAGTTCGACATCTGTACATTTAATCAATGTGCAATTTGTTTTCTCCACCAGGTCATTACTGAGGATACTAAATAACACCACTCCCAGGACTGAGCTCAGAATATCCCCTTTTATAAACCAGACACAGGCTAATGACCATAAAGAAATCAAGAGTCCCATTTGTTATTATAAAACAGGGAACAGTTACTAAGAAATAGAATATACCTAAGGGAACTGGACTTTGGGCCTTAGATGAATTACCCAACAGCTGCAGCATGCTTCCTGAGCTGGGACTGAAAACTATAAATCGACAAGGAATATTGCAAGCGGTTTTTTGACTATCAGATACACTTACTCggtatataaaaaataatggatCAAATACTCCACATGCAAAGGTACTagcaagaaaaacataaaaaagttatttaagtGTGTATTTTGACACTGaatcaaaaaatgtatttctgaaagagGGGTCTGGTGTGAAGCTAAAGCCTAGTTTagacaattattttaaacaaaaggctGCTTTCTATTTTATAGGCAAAACAGTTTGGGGCGGATGTTTTCCTTCTTACCATTGACCTTCCAGTTCAGAAGGTCAGCAGCTACCTTTGTTTAAGCACATGACTAAAAACACAATGTCAGGTTATGGCTGTGACTGCCTACACGTAAGACGCTTTACACAACCGTTCCAGTAAAGGCAAATTGCCAGCAGAGGTTCAGCCTTTCCCCACAGCACACCCAGCACCGTTTCCCAGTCCTACCGCCTGCTGTAATTACTGCTGCTTATAAAGCTATTGCAATCACCTCTCTTGTGCTTGCAGATGATACACGACCATATGTGCTCTTACACCGCTCACCTCCAACCCACGCCGGCACCCAGCCCATCCCCGGCACGCTGTGCCACCTCAGCACCGAAAACCCCTACATGTTTTGTTGAGAGCATACATTCATTATACAATATATGCCTTTTTCCCATAAACCCATGCCCGGGGGCACATAGAGCTCCCGCTGATGCTGGAGGCTGTCCCTGACCGACCTGATGCTGGATGCAGAGTGGCCACCCATGGCAGCAGTCACAagatttctgcagttttctgggAAACGGAGCAAAGCCCATACTGTTATTTGTGGCACTTAGGCAGCAGTAGCTGGGCTGCGCTTTCCACCAGGCACCCCTCCACACTATTCCGCATGCAGGCACCTGTACTAGCAGCCTTTACTCATTACCAGCATCGCCCGACATAGCATATAACATCGCACATGGAAGATTTATTTGGCATTGAGGTGTAACAGTGATTTGCCAGGCCCCTCGCCTGGTGACGGCGCTTCTGGAGTTGTACCGATCAGTACCAAACCTGGATGGAATACCAGGTGTGCTTTGCTAAGCTACTGCCTGCTTGGAGAGGGAAAAAGTCTAATTACACAGTAAATTACAGTTTAACGGGTACCAGCAACACTTTGGCAGGATCCTGCCCCAGCGGGGCAGTGCCACTGTGATGCGAGGGGTTAAAATGCTGCGAGGCTGGATGCCAGGACCATCCACCAGCACCaaacaggctgcacagcccgTGCCTGGCCCCGGCCAGCCAGCAGCGCTGGGCCACGGCTGGGCCACCGAAGCTATTTTTGCCAGGGTTTGTCATTACCAGCCACGGACAATTACTATATTTAAAGTTCCAGACCCATAGGCAGTGCCTTATTTTATCTCTGCAAAGTACAAGGGCTATTATtggatttaaaaacagaacttgCAACTGcagaacatttgtttttatctcctttttttttgcacaggGGATTTGCTGGTAAATGCGAAACCGAGTCAAACTCACATTATCAAGCCACATAGCAAATTGCCTTAAAACCCAGGGCACTCAGGGTACGAGGACGCGTTTAGAAACCTctctttacattttatttatcatAAAGCGATATGGAaatgcaggaggaggaaggtttgctgccctgtgctggtgcatTAAACATCACCGAGCGCctccctgctctggcacctgAAACCCAGTGCCCGGGAGGGTGTTGGGCAGTGCTTTGGCAGGTCCCCCTCCTGCCAAGAGAGTAACTGTTGGCAGACAAAAGGCTCCTTTTTGTCCCTTACCTTTTTATAACTCCCCTCCCCGGGCGGCTCGGCTGCTTTCCTGATGACGTCACCCATGCCATCACCCTCCCGACTCATCGCCTTCGCTCCCGGGTCCTCACGTGGCCGGTGAAACGCTCCCACCGGGGCATCTCAGCCCTTCCTCCACTCTTGGGTTAGCACCATGGGATCAAGCGCTCGCCCCCGCAGCCAAGACCTGCAGCAGACCACCGTCCCCTGGCTGGGACGCTTCCCTGGCCCCTCTCGCCTCCTGGCCGCTCCGGAGCACCTTGCTTTTCCCTAATAAAGTCAACGGCAGCGCTGGAGCCCCCGCCAGCTGAAGAGAGGGAGGTGAAGGCTGTGCCGGGCCAGGGAAGCCGTGTCCTCCTCCAGCCACTGCCAGCGCTGGATAAAAATAGCCCCGAGTCCTCAACGGCTACACAAGGGCAGGAAAAAACCCGGTGTCTGATGTCAAAACTCAAGCCTGGCAGTATAGCCATGGCCAGAGGGGACGGGAGGAAGGGGTTTTCTCCAGGGGCTTTCACGGTGAAGTTATCCTAATGAATTCCCAGTGGTCGGAGATGCTGCCCGCGGCTGGGGCTGTAAGTCCGGGCAGAGCTGGAGCGGTCCTCAGGCCTCCCAGCGCTGCTCAAGGATGGGCAGCCACAGCAACATCAACCATGAGGTGAATTTTTCACTCAACATGAAAAAACACCAGAAAGGACCCCAGGGAACTGTTTCTCAGCTAAACTAGCTTTttcaagtggggaaaaaaaaaaaaaaaaaaaaaaagtttccaggAATTAACTGACAGAGCTCAAAAAGGTGTCCAGCCTTAACCTGCCACCCAGCTTGTGGGCTTGCAGAGCCTGGGGACCCCCGCACTGCCTGGTGCCTGCTCAGGGTGGGCGAGCACTCCAGCCCCAGCTTCCAGGGggctctgcagctcccaaaCCTGCACCGCTTACAGCTCCAGCTCATGCCTCCAGCAGTCCTGCCCAGAGATCCAGGCTTCACAACAcagccgctgccccccggccctgcTCAAATCCTGCTTGGTCCTTGCGGAGGTCCCACCTGCATGGCACCCATCACAGTGGGAAACGTTTACTCTGGGTGGGCAGCAAGAGGCAGAGATCACATGCTCGGGGTAGGCATTTCTATAGGAAATCAATCCTTAGAAAGATGGAATTGATGCCACAATTTCTCAGTGATCCTCGAAGTGTGGCACACCAGCAACAAAAGTGCTGATTTCTAGTGTGACACATCTATGCTGCATGCAAGATGAATAATTTTAATAGCCCTGTATACGTGCTTAAATGGTATATCCAAGTCATGCTGACATCATTTCACCCAAAATGCATATCCTATTTGATTACCAGCTCTGAGAACTTACAAATTATGCATCATGGCATCACTCTGCTCTgaagtttcaggaaaaaacagtaataataaacaGGATTGTTTAATTCCATTCTTGTACCAGAACGGTGCTTTGTAACTGTAATTCCCAAATGAAACAAAGTAATTCTCTg from Falco rusticolus isolate bFalRus1 chromosome 13, bFalRus1.pri, whole genome shotgun sequence harbors:
- the LOC119156743 gene encoding schwannomin-interacting protein 1 isoform X3, with the protein product MSREGDGMGDVIRKAAEPPGEGSYKKAQKNERESIRQKLALGSFFDDGPGLYTSCSKSGKPSLSSRLQSGMNLQICFVNDSSSDKDSDADDSKTETSLDTPLSPMSKQSSSYSDRDTTEEESESLDDMDFLTRQKKLQAEAKMALAMAKPMAKMQVEVEKQNRKKSPVADLLPHMPHISECLMKRSLKPTDLRDMTIGQLQVIVNDLHSQIESLNEELVQLLLIRDELHTEQDAMLVDIEDLTRHAESQQKHMAEKMPAK
- the LOC119156743 gene encoding schwannomin-interacting protein 1 isoform X2, producing the protein MNDSREDGMDLGSDAGSSRSSSESNSSKATPCSEGKSSPSPSSLDLAALEDSEEEEEEEDGGYLPSPPARRPPPRCPAGDARCRAAPARRSGSPAAAAPRRPAASRPRPPQPQRPPPVPPQERRAAGGRRGGGAQPPREPQPPAMDWAALERHLAGLQCREQERGQRASPASAQKNERESIRQKLALGSFFDDGPGLYTSCSKSGKPSLSSRLQSGMNLQICFVNDSSSDKDSDADDSKTETSLDTPLSPMSKQSSSYSDRDTTEEESESLDDMDFLTRQKKLQAEAKMALAMAKPMAKMQVEVEKQNRKKSPVADLLPHMPHISECLMKRSLKPTDLRDMTIGQLQVIVNDLHSQIESLNEELVQLLLIRDELHTEQDAMLVDIEDLTRHAESQQKHMAEKMPAK
- the LOC119156743 gene encoding schwannomin-interacting protein 1 isoform X4 produces the protein MVHQENCSYQAQKNERESIRQKLALGSFFDDGPGLYTSCSKSGKPSLSSRLQSGMNLQICFVNDSSSDKDSDADDSKTETSLDTPLSPMSKQSSSYSDRDTTEEESESLDDMDFLTRQKKLQAEAKMALAMAKPMAKMQVEVEKQNRKKSPVADLLPHMPHISECLMKRSLKPTDLRDMTIGQLQVIVNDLHSQIESLNEELVQLLLIRDELHTEQDAMLVDIEDLTRHAESQQKHMAEKMPAK